A section of the Thunnus albacares chromosome 6, fThuAlb1.1, whole genome shotgun sequence genome encodes:
- the atg16l1 gene encoding autophagy-related protein 16-1 isoform X3: protein MAERQVGSTWKKHIAEQLKLRDRVQKHAFEEIVHQYLHLLEKSDLQAVLSERYQTEKYDIQRGHEASSGADSGRCDVLQQEMAQMRIKHQEELTELHKKRGELAHNVIELKNQIQEKDKEIQSNEAMMLEYQQQIAKLEGDCRELRSFLQDLERANQTLKDEYDALQITFSALEEKLRKTTEDNQELVSRWMAEKAQEANRLNAENEKDSRRRQAKLQKELADAAKEPLPIDPDDDIEVLAEDAGKGGGETSPNRPLNRTPSKKVSQPPPGGLLDSISNIFGRRRTANSFSTSPESTEAPSGVCAEVRVPCTALHVFEAHDGEVNAVRFSPGSRLLATGGMDRRVKLWEVVSGRCEPKGALTGSNAGITSIEFDSAGSYLLAASNDFASRIWTVDDYRLRHTLTGHSGKVLSARFLLDNARIASGSYDRTLKLWDLRSKVCIKTVFAGSSCNDIVCTEQCIMSGHFDKKVRFWDSRAETIVQELELLGRVTSLDLNHDRTELLTCTRDDLVKIIDLRSNAVRQTFSAQGFKCGADWTRVTFSPDGSYVAGGSADGALYIWNVLTGKLEKTLDRNHNSAINSVSWSPSGAFVASVEKGSKAILWSDM from the exons ATGGCGGAGCGGCAGGTGGGGAGCACATGGAAGAAACACATCGCTGAGCAGCTGAAGCTCAGAGACCGAGTGCAGAAACACGCCTTCGAGGAGATCGTCCACCAAT atcTTCATCTGCTGGAGAAGTCGGACCTGCAGGCCGTTCTGTCGGAGAGATATCAGACTGAGAAGTATGACATCCAGAGAGGACACGAGGCCAG TTCGGGGGCAGACTCGGGCCGCTGTGACGTGCTGCAGCAGGAAATGGCTCAGATGAGAATCAAACACCAGGAGGAGCTGACGGAGCTGCACAAGAAACGAGGAGAG CTCGCTCACAATGTGATCGAACTGAAAAACCAGATacaagagaaagacaaagagatcCAGAGCAACGAGGCCAT gaTGTTGGAGTATCAGCAGCAGATCGCTAAGCTGGAGGGAGACTGTCGGGAGCTGAGGAGCTTCCTGCAG GACCTGGAGAGAGCGAACCAGACCCTGAAGGACGAGTACGACGCTCTGCAGATCACCTTCAGCGCTCTGGAGGAGAAGCTGAGGAAAACCACGGAGGACAACCAGGAGCTGGTGTCCCGCTGGATGGCTGAGAAGGCTCAGGAGGCGAACCGGCTCAACGCCGAGAACGAGAAGGACAGCAG ACGCAGACAAGCCAAACTACAGAAGGAGCTGGCCGACGCCGCCAAAGAGCCTCTGCCCATTGACCC GGACGACGACATCGAGGTTCTGGCAGAGGATGCTGGGAAAGGAGGCGGAGAGACGTCGCCGAACCGACCGCTCAACAGAACTCCGAG TAAGAAGGTCTCCCAGCCTCCCCCAGGTGGTCTGCTGGACTCCATCTCCAACATATTTGG CAGGCGTCGAACCGCCAACTCCTTCAGCACGTCACCAGAAAGCACCGAGGCTCCGTCGGGCGTGTGCGCCGAGGTTCGGGTCCCGTGCACGGCGCTGCACGTGTTT gaagcCCACGATGGCGAGGTGAACGCGGTGAGGTTCAGCCCCGGCTCTCGTCTCCTAGCAACAGGAGGGATGGACCGCCGGGTGAAGCTGTGGGAGGTCGTCTCAG GTCGCTGTGAGCCTAAAGGAGCTCTGACCGGCAGCAACGCAGGAATCACCAGCATCGAGTTTGACAGCGCT ggcTCGTACCTGCTCGCTGCCTCCAATGACTTTGCGAGTCGGATCTGGACGGTAGACGACTACAGACTGAGG CACACACTGACGGGTCACAGCGGGAAGGTTCTGTCAGCTCGCTTCCTATTGGACAACGCTCGAATCGCCTCCGGAAGCTACGACCGAACGCTCAAACTGTGGGACCTCCGCAGCAAAGTCT GTATCAAGACGGtgtttgctggttccagctgtAACGACATCGTCTGCACGGAGCAGTGCATCATGAGCGGACACTTTGATAAGAAGGTTCGCTTCTGGGACAGCAG agcgGAGACTATAGTGCAGGAGCTGGAGCTGTTGGGCAGAGTCACGTCTCTGGATCTGAACCACGACCGCACTGAGCTGCTCACCTGCACCAGAGACGACCTGGTCAAGATCATCGACCTGCGCTCCAACGCCGTCAGACAGACGTTCAG cgCTCAGGGCTTCAAATGTGGAGCCGACTGGACCAGAGTCACCTTCAG tcctGACGGCAGCTACGTGGCCGGCGGATCAGCTGACGGAGCTCTGTACATCTGGAACGTTCTGACGGGGAAACTAGAAAAAACTCTGGACCGAAACCACAA CTCTGCCATCAACTCGGTGTCCTGGTCGCCGTCAGGAGCGTTCGTCGCCAGCGTGGAGAAAGGCAGCAAAGCCATTCTGTGGTCTGACATGTGA
- the atg16l1 gene encoding autophagy-related protein 16-1 isoform X2, with the protein MAERQVGSTWKKHIAEQLKLRDRVQKHAFEEIVHQYLHLLEKSDLQAVLSERYQTEKYDIQRGHEASSGADSGRCDVLQQEMAQMRIKHQEELTELHKKRGELAHNVIELKNQIQEKDKEIQSNEAMMLEYQQQIAKLEGDCRELRSFLQDLERANQTLKDEYDALQITFSALEEKLRKTTEDNQELVSRWMAEKAQEANRLNAENEKDSRRRQAKLQKELADAAKEPLPIDPDDDIEVLAEDAGKGGGETSPNRPLNRTPSKKVSQPPPGGLLDSISNIFGVSECVQPGLVPPHSRRRTANSFSTSPESTEAPSGVCAEVRVPCTALHVFEAHDGEVNAVRFSPGSRLLATGGMDRRVKLWEVVSGRCEPKGALTGSNAGITSIEFDSAGSYLLAASNDFASRIWTVDDYRLRHTLTGHSGKVLSARFLLDNARIASGSYDRTLKLWDLRSKVCIKTVFAGSSCNDIVCTEQCIMSGHFDKKVRFWDSRAETIVQELELLGRVTSLDLNHDRTELLTCTRDDLVKIIDLRSNAVRQTFSAQGFKCGADWTRVTFSPDGSYVAGGSADGALYIWNVLTGKLEKTLDRNHNSAINSVSWSPSGAFVASVEKGSKAILWSDM; encoded by the exons ATGGCGGAGCGGCAGGTGGGGAGCACATGGAAGAAACACATCGCTGAGCAGCTGAAGCTCAGAGACCGAGTGCAGAAACACGCCTTCGAGGAGATCGTCCACCAAT atcTTCATCTGCTGGAGAAGTCGGACCTGCAGGCCGTTCTGTCGGAGAGATATCAGACTGAGAAGTATGACATCCAGAGAGGACACGAGGCCAG TTCGGGGGCAGACTCGGGCCGCTGTGACGTGCTGCAGCAGGAAATGGCTCAGATGAGAATCAAACACCAGGAGGAGCTGACGGAGCTGCACAAGAAACGAGGAGAG CTCGCTCACAATGTGATCGAACTGAAAAACCAGATacaagagaaagacaaagagatcCAGAGCAACGAGGCCAT gaTGTTGGAGTATCAGCAGCAGATCGCTAAGCTGGAGGGAGACTGTCGGGAGCTGAGGAGCTTCCTGCAG GACCTGGAGAGAGCGAACCAGACCCTGAAGGACGAGTACGACGCTCTGCAGATCACCTTCAGCGCTCTGGAGGAGAAGCTGAGGAAAACCACGGAGGACAACCAGGAGCTGGTGTCCCGCTGGATGGCTGAGAAGGCTCAGGAGGCGAACCGGCTCAACGCCGAGAACGAGAAGGACAGCAG ACGCAGACAAGCCAAACTACAGAAGGAGCTGGCCGACGCCGCCAAAGAGCCTCTGCCCATTGACCC GGACGACGACATCGAGGTTCTGGCAGAGGATGCTGGGAAAGGAGGCGGAGAGACGTCGCCGAACCGACCGCTCAACAGAACTCCGAG TAAGAAGGTCTCCCAGCCTCCCCCAGGTGGTCTGCTGGACTCCATCTCCAACATATTTGG cgtGTCTGAGTGTGTTCAGCCTGGACTCGTCCCACCGCACTCCAG GCGTCGAACCGCCAACTCCTTCAGCACGTCACCAGAAAGCACCGAGGCTCCGTCGGGCGTGTGCGCCGAGGTTCGGGTCCCGTGCACGGCGCTGCACGTGTTT gaagcCCACGATGGCGAGGTGAACGCGGTGAGGTTCAGCCCCGGCTCTCGTCTCCTAGCAACAGGAGGGATGGACCGCCGGGTGAAGCTGTGGGAGGTCGTCTCAG GTCGCTGTGAGCCTAAAGGAGCTCTGACCGGCAGCAACGCAGGAATCACCAGCATCGAGTTTGACAGCGCT ggcTCGTACCTGCTCGCTGCCTCCAATGACTTTGCGAGTCGGATCTGGACGGTAGACGACTACAGACTGAGG CACACACTGACGGGTCACAGCGGGAAGGTTCTGTCAGCTCGCTTCCTATTGGACAACGCTCGAATCGCCTCCGGAAGCTACGACCGAACGCTCAAACTGTGGGACCTCCGCAGCAAAGTCT GTATCAAGACGGtgtttgctggttccagctgtAACGACATCGTCTGCACGGAGCAGTGCATCATGAGCGGACACTTTGATAAGAAGGTTCGCTTCTGGGACAGCAG agcgGAGACTATAGTGCAGGAGCTGGAGCTGTTGGGCAGAGTCACGTCTCTGGATCTGAACCACGACCGCACTGAGCTGCTCACCTGCACCAGAGACGACCTGGTCAAGATCATCGACCTGCGCTCCAACGCCGTCAGACAGACGTTCAG cgCTCAGGGCTTCAAATGTGGAGCCGACTGGACCAGAGTCACCTTCAG tcctGACGGCAGCTACGTGGCCGGCGGATCAGCTGACGGAGCTCTGTACATCTGGAACGTTCTGACGGGGAAACTAGAAAAAACTCTGGACCGAAACCACAA CTCTGCCATCAACTCGGTGTCCTGGTCGCCGTCAGGAGCGTTCGTCGCCAGCGTGGAGAAAGGCAGCAAAGCCATTCTGTGGTCTGACATGTGA
- the atg16l1 gene encoding autophagy-related protein 16-1 isoform X1 — translation MAERQVGSTWKKHIAEQLKLRDRVQKHAFEEIVHQYLHLLEKSDLQAVLSERYQTEKYDIQRGHEASSGADSGRCDVLQQEMAQMRIKHQEELTELHKKRGELAHNVIELKNQIQEKDKEIQSNEAMMLEYQQQIAKLEGDCRELRSFLQDLERANQTLKDEYDALQITFSALEEKLRKTTEDNQELVSRWMAEKAQEANRLNAENEKDSRRRQAKLQKELADAAKEPLPIDPDDDIEVLAEDAGKGGGETSPNRPLNRTPSKKVSQPPPGGLLDSISNIFGVSECVQPGLVPPHSSRRRTANSFSTSPESTEAPSGVCAEVRVPCTALHVFEAHDGEVNAVRFSPGSRLLATGGMDRRVKLWEVVSGRCEPKGALTGSNAGITSIEFDSAGSYLLAASNDFASRIWTVDDYRLRHTLTGHSGKVLSARFLLDNARIASGSYDRTLKLWDLRSKVCIKTVFAGSSCNDIVCTEQCIMSGHFDKKVRFWDSRAETIVQELELLGRVTSLDLNHDRTELLTCTRDDLVKIIDLRSNAVRQTFSAQGFKCGADWTRVTFSPDGSYVAGGSADGALYIWNVLTGKLEKTLDRNHNSAINSVSWSPSGAFVASVEKGSKAILWSDM, via the exons ATGGCGGAGCGGCAGGTGGGGAGCACATGGAAGAAACACATCGCTGAGCAGCTGAAGCTCAGAGACCGAGTGCAGAAACACGCCTTCGAGGAGATCGTCCACCAAT atcTTCATCTGCTGGAGAAGTCGGACCTGCAGGCCGTTCTGTCGGAGAGATATCAGACTGAGAAGTATGACATCCAGAGAGGACACGAGGCCAG TTCGGGGGCAGACTCGGGCCGCTGTGACGTGCTGCAGCAGGAAATGGCTCAGATGAGAATCAAACACCAGGAGGAGCTGACGGAGCTGCACAAGAAACGAGGAGAG CTCGCTCACAATGTGATCGAACTGAAAAACCAGATacaagagaaagacaaagagatcCAGAGCAACGAGGCCAT gaTGTTGGAGTATCAGCAGCAGATCGCTAAGCTGGAGGGAGACTGTCGGGAGCTGAGGAGCTTCCTGCAG GACCTGGAGAGAGCGAACCAGACCCTGAAGGACGAGTACGACGCTCTGCAGATCACCTTCAGCGCTCTGGAGGAGAAGCTGAGGAAAACCACGGAGGACAACCAGGAGCTGGTGTCCCGCTGGATGGCTGAGAAGGCTCAGGAGGCGAACCGGCTCAACGCCGAGAACGAGAAGGACAGCAG ACGCAGACAAGCCAAACTACAGAAGGAGCTGGCCGACGCCGCCAAAGAGCCTCTGCCCATTGACCC GGACGACGACATCGAGGTTCTGGCAGAGGATGCTGGGAAAGGAGGCGGAGAGACGTCGCCGAACCGACCGCTCAACAGAACTCCGAG TAAGAAGGTCTCCCAGCCTCCCCCAGGTGGTCTGCTGGACTCCATCTCCAACATATTTGG cgtGTCTGAGTGTGTTCAGCCTGGACTCGTCCCACCGCACTCCAG CAGGCGTCGAACCGCCAACTCCTTCAGCACGTCACCAGAAAGCACCGAGGCTCCGTCGGGCGTGTGCGCCGAGGTTCGGGTCCCGTGCACGGCGCTGCACGTGTTT gaagcCCACGATGGCGAGGTGAACGCGGTGAGGTTCAGCCCCGGCTCTCGTCTCCTAGCAACAGGAGGGATGGACCGCCGGGTGAAGCTGTGGGAGGTCGTCTCAG GTCGCTGTGAGCCTAAAGGAGCTCTGACCGGCAGCAACGCAGGAATCACCAGCATCGAGTTTGACAGCGCT ggcTCGTACCTGCTCGCTGCCTCCAATGACTTTGCGAGTCGGATCTGGACGGTAGACGACTACAGACTGAGG CACACACTGACGGGTCACAGCGGGAAGGTTCTGTCAGCTCGCTTCCTATTGGACAACGCTCGAATCGCCTCCGGAAGCTACGACCGAACGCTCAAACTGTGGGACCTCCGCAGCAAAGTCT GTATCAAGACGGtgtttgctggttccagctgtAACGACATCGTCTGCACGGAGCAGTGCATCATGAGCGGACACTTTGATAAGAAGGTTCGCTTCTGGGACAGCAG agcgGAGACTATAGTGCAGGAGCTGGAGCTGTTGGGCAGAGTCACGTCTCTGGATCTGAACCACGACCGCACTGAGCTGCTCACCTGCACCAGAGACGACCTGGTCAAGATCATCGACCTGCGCTCCAACGCCGTCAGACAGACGTTCAG cgCTCAGGGCTTCAAATGTGGAGCCGACTGGACCAGAGTCACCTTCAG tcctGACGGCAGCTACGTGGCCGGCGGATCAGCTGACGGAGCTCTGTACATCTGGAACGTTCTGACGGGGAAACTAGAAAAAACTCTGGACCGAAACCACAA CTCTGCCATCAACTCGGTGTCCTGGTCGCCGTCAGGAGCGTTCGTCGCCAGCGTGGAGAAAGGCAGCAAAGCCATTCTGTGGTCTGACATGTGA
- the atg16l1 gene encoding autophagy-related protein 16-1 isoform X4, with protein MAERQVGSTWKKHIAEQLKLRDRVQKHAFEEIVHQYLHLLEKSDLQAVLSERYQTEKYDIQRGHEASSGADSGRCDVLQQEMAQMRIKHQEELTELHKKRGELAHNVIELKNQIQEKDKEIQSNEAMMLEYQQQIAKLEGDCRELRSFLQDLERANQTLKDEYDALQITFSALEEKLRKTTEDNQELVSRWMAEKAQEANRLNAENEKDSRRRQAKLQKELADAAKEPLPIDPDDDIEVLAEDAGKGGGETSPNRPLNRTPSKKVSQPPPGGLLDSISNIFGRRTANSFSTSPESTEAPSGVCAEVRVPCTALHVFEAHDGEVNAVRFSPGSRLLATGGMDRRVKLWEVVSGRCEPKGALTGSNAGITSIEFDSAGSYLLAASNDFASRIWTVDDYRLRHTLTGHSGKVLSARFLLDNARIASGSYDRTLKLWDLRSKVCIKTVFAGSSCNDIVCTEQCIMSGHFDKKVRFWDSRAETIVQELELLGRVTSLDLNHDRTELLTCTRDDLVKIIDLRSNAVRQTFSAQGFKCGADWTRVTFSPDGSYVAGGSADGALYIWNVLTGKLEKTLDRNHNSAINSVSWSPSGAFVASVEKGSKAILWSDM; from the exons ATGGCGGAGCGGCAGGTGGGGAGCACATGGAAGAAACACATCGCTGAGCAGCTGAAGCTCAGAGACCGAGTGCAGAAACACGCCTTCGAGGAGATCGTCCACCAAT atcTTCATCTGCTGGAGAAGTCGGACCTGCAGGCCGTTCTGTCGGAGAGATATCAGACTGAGAAGTATGACATCCAGAGAGGACACGAGGCCAG TTCGGGGGCAGACTCGGGCCGCTGTGACGTGCTGCAGCAGGAAATGGCTCAGATGAGAATCAAACACCAGGAGGAGCTGACGGAGCTGCACAAGAAACGAGGAGAG CTCGCTCACAATGTGATCGAACTGAAAAACCAGATacaagagaaagacaaagagatcCAGAGCAACGAGGCCAT gaTGTTGGAGTATCAGCAGCAGATCGCTAAGCTGGAGGGAGACTGTCGGGAGCTGAGGAGCTTCCTGCAG GACCTGGAGAGAGCGAACCAGACCCTGAAGGACGAGTACGACGCTCTGCAGATCACCTTCAGCGCTCTGGAGGAGAAGCTGAGGAAAACCACGGAGGACAACCAGGAGCTGGTGTCCCGCTGGATGGCTGAGAAGGCTCAGGAGGCGAACCGGCTCAACGCCGAGAACGAGAAGGACAGCAG ACGCAGACAAGCCAAACTACAGAAGGAGCTGGCCGACGCCGCCAAAGAGCCTCTGCCCATTGACCC GGACGACGACATCGAGGTTCTGGCAGAGGATGCTGGGAAAGGAGGCGGAGAGACGTCGCCGAACCGACCGCTCAACAGAACTCCGAG TAAGAAGGTCTCCCAGCCTCCCCCAGGTGGTCTGCTGGACTCCATCTCCAACATATTTGG GCGTCGAACCGCCAACTCCTTCAGCACGTCACCAGAAAGCACCGAGGCTCCGTCGGGCGTGTGCGCCGAGGTTCGGGTCCCGTGCACGGCGCTGCACGTGTTT gaagcCCACGATGGCGAGGTGAACGCGGTGAGGTTCAGCCCCGGCTCTCGTCTCCTAGCAACAGGAGGGATGGACCGCCGGGTGAAGCTGTGGGAGGTCGTCTCAG GTCGCTGTGAGCCTAAAGGAGCTCTGACCGGCAGCAACGCAGGAATCACCAGCATCGAGTTTGACAGCGCT ggcTCGTACCTGCTCGCTGCCTCCAATGACTTTGCGAGTCGGATCTGGACGGTAGACGACTACAGACTGAGG CACACACTGACGGGTCACAGCGGGAAGGTTCTGTCAGCTCGCTTCCTATTGGACAACGCTCGAATCGCCTCCGGAAGCTACGACCGAACGCTCAAACTGTGGGACCTCCGCAGCAAAGTCT GTATCAAGACGGtgtttgctggttccagctgtAACGACATCGTCTGCACGGAGCAGTGCATCATGAGCGGACACTTTGATAAGAAGGTTCGCTTCTGGGACAGCAG agcgGAGACTATAGTGCAGGAGCTGGAGCTGTTGGGCAGAGTCACGTCTCTGGATCTGAACCACGACCGCACTGAGCTGCTCACCTGCACCAGAGACGACCTGGTCAAGATCATCGACCTGCGCTCCAACGCCGTCAGACAGACGTTCAG cgCTCAGGGCTTCAAATGTGGAGCCGACTGGACCAGAGTCACCTTCAG tcctGACGGCAGCTACGTGGCCGGCGGATCAGCTGACGGAGCTCTGTACATCTGGAACGTTCTGACGGGGAAACTAGAAAAAACTCTGGACCGAAACCACAA CTCTGCCATCAACTCGGTGTCCTGGTCGCCGTCAGGAGCGTTCGTCGCCAGCGTGGAGAAAGGCAGCAAAGCCATTCTGTGGTCTGACATGTGA